The Silene latifolia isolate original U9 population chromosome X, ASM4854445v1, whole genome shotgun sequence genome contains the following window.
gcaatgtatatcaaatcaAACAATAATAAAGTACTTTAAGATAGATAATACAACATTAACTGAAACTGTCTCAACATAATTgaaacatggttttagaaatccaaatacaacccaactAGTTTATAAAAAACCAAACTCAAATGTGAAATATTATAATTCGACATTACACTAGATTGAAACGTGCATTTTACCTGCTTTAGCTGTCCTCCAACGGCGTGGACTTATTCCCTCGGACTCTTGCTCATTCTGCCATATGGAGCCTGAATCTACGGACCATCTTTTCAGAAGTTGTACCATTGCTAGACATATTTGGAGCGCTGGTATGCTTGGCATAAATGTACATTCCTGCAGGTATGCTCCGATATATTTCCCGACTTGATTAACTGACCTATGAGAGCGCGGGTATGCTTGGCATAAACTAGTTAAgtttttattattaataataatgtttcattgttgtcaaaaaaaaaaaaaaaaagtgattagAGCAGCACAGCAGCCACTCACAAGTCACAAAGTCAGAAGACTTTGCAATATAAaccataaaaaaataaaaaaaacagagTTTGAAGAAACGTATACGCAATCGTCAATAATATCTACCCTATAAAACGCGTCATCTACAATAAACAAAAACACCTTATATTGACCTTCAATCTTCCGCAAATAGCCGACATAAACAACTACTACCAATAACTACTTCTCCCACCATAACCCCCCACAAACACCATTACCTTCAAACTTGAAAACCCCATTATTTTCTACCTAAATTAAAGAAAATGTGTTGTGGTGATTGCAGGCCATTGGGGTTTCTATTGGGTCTACCCTTTGCATTCTTGGCCCTTCTTGTCTCCATCGTCGGCGTTATCATCTGGATAGTCGGGTATTTTTCATTCACTTCTATACTCTCCGTCctaattatttgtttatttattgtaAGTAATGGTTTGAATGGGTGATTGTAGGTTGACGTTGAGTTGCATATGTCCGTGTTGTTTATGTGTGACGATACTTGTGGAATTGGCACTTGAATTGATTAAAGCTCCTCTTCATGTCATGGAGTGGTTTACTTCTAAGATCCCTTGTTAATTCATttcccttttttttgtttttttttttaaatcttctAATAGTTCATGTAAATTTTATTCAATAAATCCTGGGTTATGCGTGATTTATATTTTATTGGTTATATTGTTTTCAGAATTTTGAGTTGCCATTTTTTGGATTATATCAAAAACAAACCTCTTACGTTTGTTGCCAATTACTCCTTCAATAAACATCCTTTTATTTACACTATTTATGTTTGAAATATGTGTCTTCAATGAATTGGTTTTATACTAATTCATCGTAAAATCGTTTTATACACGACCAAGTCTATCATAGGTGTGGTTCATGTAACAGTCCAGAATCTAAGTGGATGTTTGGACAAGGAAGCACCGTAACATTAGTTTAAAAGTTGTGATTGTTAAACCGTAGGTTAGTTAAGGAATAAGAATGTTGTTTTGTGTTATAGACGTTTTCATCATTAATTATTGATTAGTTTACATTAATTATTGATTAGAGTCCCTTCTATTTGAATAAACATCAGTCTCAAATTTTAAGCTATGTAGAATCTGTTTGTAGTAATTTCGAAAAAATTCTGGGGTTAAACTAGATCATCGTTTACTACTCCAGGTCTCTAGTACTCTATCATGATAGGTAGTTCTCAATTTGACTTTTTTGTTAGGGGGATTTTTTAAAACAAAAGTAACTATTAATGGAAATGGAGGGAATAGTATGTGCTGTGCTCTATAAAAAGGGGAAAATTGTTGACTAGAGTAGAGCTGCCCAATAGCACGGGCCACCCCGGCCCGGACAAGGCCCGACCCGCCCTTAGTCCGCCACCACTAGGGATGTCAATGAGGCGGGGtgggtgcggaggaggggtaaccCGCACCCGCATCCGCAAACTATAATGCGTACCCACACCCGCCCTGCGACCCGCAGCGGGTTAAACTTTTCAAACCCGTCCCCGTTCCGCGGGGACCCGTAGACCCGCTAAATTACCTATCTCCTCACaaaacaatttttaaaaatataaatctcGAATCTAAAACATACTAATCTCGTACTCTCGTACGTCATATACAAATAAGTTTACACAAAATGGTATAACATTTAATTAACTAGTACACAAGTTTTTCAAACCACGAAATAGTTTGAGGATTAGCTTTTTTTTTGGGGGGTTTAGGTGGTTGGGTAAGAACTAATAAGAAGTAGATGGAATTTGTTTAGGTTTATAAGAAAAATGGTTTAAGCTTTTTATCTAAGTTATAAACTTTATTTTTATATAGTATAAATTTGTCTAGGTTTATGAGTAAAGCGGGTATAAGCGAAGCGGGGACATGCGAGGCGGGGTGGGTATGGGGCGGGTCTCGCGTGATACCCACACCCGCCCCACGACCTGCGACGAATGACACTTTTGAAACCCATCCTCACCCCACGATCCATCAAATCATTACCCGCACTCGCCCCAAGTGGGGCGGGTGTGGGGCGAGACCCGCCAAAACCCGCTCCAATAACATCCCTAGCCACCAGACACGGCCCGCTCAGCCCGGCCTGATCCTTCCCCTGGCCTGGCCCTGGTCCACTTttcccggcccggcccggctcgtCTATTTtaggaaaaataaaaaattatgttAGGTCCGTCAGCCCGCCTCTAGCCCGAGCCCGAGTCAAGCATGTCCCAGTCCAGCCAAGCCTGCACCTCCCCCTGGCCTGGCGCAGGTCTGACTAGAAAAGCCCGGCCCAAGTACAGGTTTAGACTAGAGTAATGATTTATTTGGGGTAAAATGATAATGCCTAAACTTGTCTCGTCACTATCTGtgaattgttcatatttgattgCTGTCGTTATAGCTCCACAATCCGAGTGGGGATATAGATGTGAAATATAGATAACGCATCTAAATTATTAGCACGTTGGCCCCATGTGGGACATTTACCATTGATGCCTATACCATTATTAATTGTGTTGCATATCCTTATCCGGTAGTATAATTCCAATACAAGTAGTATAtgatactccctccgatccaggcCATGCCAAGTAATATCGATTTTTTCACACTGTCGGGTACACGTttaacgtaaatatctttaattctacacattattaaaaattataaaaatttgatattcttatagcgtTCACATTgacgatgaatcaaacaagatctcgcatgaatatattttgtcttatagattaagaataatatcgaagattacCTACGACCAATGAATAGTGCTAAAAAGTCGATATTACAAGTGtcctggatcggagggagtaattAAACTAGAGTTCACAATTAGATTTGATTTAGAAACAAGTTGGACACAATTTTAATTGGTTTAGGAAAATGGAAGAGGGGAGGAGGCAAAGTGTTTGTGGATACAATTCCAAATCTTTCAATATTCATAATTTtgccttatatatatatatatatatatatatatatatatatatatatatatatatatatatatatatatcaatactatatattaaatcagAAAGCAGGACTTTTttcatgtaattaaagaaagttatacaaattaattatactatatagttttaaatcactagcaccgtgtgatgaccctattaagggatctcaatgcaaatattatatagtttgggttaaaattaaattatatagaagcttgataattttcctaaacatttgtaagagactaaaacatggttaatttccttaaaataaaataattaattaaaatggtcaatttccttaaaataaaataattaattaagatggtcaatttcaaggagaataaaaaaagatgcttggtaattttcctaaatatttatataagactagaagatggtcaatttccttaaaataaaataattaattagtatatacatGTACACTTAtgctattaattattatcatcataaaattatatattaaatttaaaatctatacaattttattaaactttatagtttattagatgtatagagatgttaattatttaacatacaaaaatataatataagtaggttataaataattcaagttagattccataatttataatattgcataattgtttcgatttgatttaatgcatatatgtaatatatttatataaatatagagTCCTCTTAAAATTGTATGcttaaatagtaaaagtaatttcgtcagtaaagaaaagaactgtagtaacattggatgtatagttatatgatagtaatcactcatttgaatagtaaaagtaacaatattatcagcgagattagtgaaagtggtagaaacaacaacgggagtagtgaaataatcaataataaaatagtaaaagtaacaataattacggcgggagtagtgaaattatcaatataaatgcggcatagtgacagtaacaataattacggcgggagtagtgaaagtaacaataattacgggcaagtagtaaaatgttattactattgtttcattaataagagtaaaatattaatagcgggattagtgaatttgtctcaaaatttatttcatcgtagttttaggatatgtcataaaaaaatatattaatgataaatttatgggttatgcaactttaagtaattttatttaatgaaaaaaaattaatggtaagtagaggtagcccgggcgaagccgggcaccaatactagtatatatatatatatagagccaagttcaaatgagtccacctaaattggtgagtccactaagtcctaatcctagccattgatcttctaagattgatggttgatgttttaaaattttaagatgaaaactttaatgttttataagtgACTTTAATttatgagtataactttaatgctaaaaattaaaactttaatttttttagacaatttctaatataaaaatttgaatttatttaatttcactgatttataaatgtaattttaatgttttatgagtgaaactttaatactaaaaattaaaactttaatttttttgacactttctaatataaaaatttgaatttatgtaattttgctaatttataaatgtaactttaatgttttacgagtgaaactttaattctaaaaattaaaactttaatttttctTAGACAATTTCTAAAATAAAATTTGAAttaatttaattttactgatttataaatgtaactttaacgtgttacaagtgaaactttaatggta
Protein-coding sequences here:
- the LOC141616776 gene encoding signaling peptide TAXIMIN 1 encodes the protein MCCGDCRPLGFLLGLPFAFLALLVSIVGVIIWIVGLTLSCICPCCLCVTILVELALELIKAPLHVMEWFTSKIPC